The DNA sequence GCTGTGAAGAGCCTGTCCCCAGCCGGTCGAGGGGGAAATAGGGACCGGCACCGATTTCCCTTCGACGGCGCTCAGGGCAGGCCGGAGAAATCTGGAGCCAGTCCCCATTTCCCGAGGTGATTCCGTGACTTCCGATGAGCTGAGAAAGAAGTTCCTCGACTTCTTCGCCGCGCGCGATCATCGCGTGATCGCGCCCGCGCCGCTGATCCCCGGCGACCGGACCACGCTTTTCACCATCGCCGGCATGCAGCAGTTCGTGCCCGCCTTCCGCGGCGAGGCGCGTATCCCCGCCCAGCGCGCCGTGACCTGCCAGCGCTGCCTGCGCATTGACGACCTGGAACAGGTCGGCCGCTCCTCTCGCCACGAGACTCTGTTCGAGATGCTGGGCAACTTCTCGTTCGGCGATTACTTCAAGCGCGAGGCGATCGTCTGGGCCTGGGAACTGATAACCAGGGACTTCGGCATCCCCGCTGACCGGCTGTGGATCACCGTCTATCCCACCGATGACGAGGCGCGCGGCCACTGGCGCAAAGACATCGGCCTCCCCGACGAGCGCATCGTTCCCGTGGAGGACAACTGGTGGCCGACCGGCGGCGGCCTGGGTCCCTGCGGGCCGGATTCGGAGATCATCTACGACATGGGCGAGCAGCATGGCTGCGGCCAGCCCGGCTGCGGCCCGGCGTGTGACTGCGACCGCTGGAACGAGTTCTGGAACCTGGTCTTCCAGCAGTACAACCGCGACGCCGACGGCAACCTCACGGACCTGCCGACGCAGAACATTGACACCGGCCTGGGCCTGGAGCGCCTGGCCCTGATCATGCAGGGCAAGAGGACCATCTTCGACACCGACTTGTTTGCTCCGATCATCGCCTACATCTTCGAGATGGCCAACAGTGGGGGCGATCTCTCGCGTGCGGGGACACCCACCGGAGAGGGTGTCCCCAGCAGCGCAGCCGAGGCCGCGCGCATCATCGCCGACCACGCGCGCGCGGTCACCTTCATGGTCGCCGACGGGGTGACGCCCAGCAATGAAGGGCGCGGATATGTCCTGCGGCGGCTGATCCGTCGGTCGGCGCGCCTGGGGCGGCGGTTGAGCCTGCCGATGCCGTTCTTGAGCCGCATCGTGCCGGTGGTGGCACGCCACATGGGCGCGGCCTATCCCGAGCTGGCGGATAAGCAGGATGTGATCGTCAAATTCGTTGACTCCGAGGAGCAGCGCTTCGACGAGACGCTGGAGCAAGGAAGCCAACTGCTGGAGCGCGCGATCGCACGCGTCAAGGCTGCCGGCGATAGGAGCATCCCGGGCGAGGCCGCGTTCGAGCTCTACGACACCTACGGCTTCCCCTACGAGCTGACCGAGGAGGTCGCCGCCGAGCAGGGGCTGACGGTGGATGATGAGGGGTTCCGCGCAGCGATGGAGCGCCAGCGCGAGCGCGCTCGCGCCGCCGCCGGCGGCGCCTTCGCCTACCGCGGCGCCGGGGGCTATGCCGAGCTCGCGGGCAAGACCACCTTCCGCGGCTACGAGGAGCTGGAGACGACGGCGCTGGTTCTGCATATCCTCAAGGAGGGCAAGGAGGCCGAGAACGCGCGCGCCGGGGAGCACCTCGAGGTCATTCTCGACCACAGCCCGTTCTACGCCGAGTCCGGCGGCCAGGTCGGCGATGCCGGCAGCCTGGGGGCCGAGGGCGTCCGCGCGCGGGTGGAGGATGCGCATCATCCCGCCGAGGGAGTGCTGGCCCTGCGGGTGGTGGTCGAGGAGGGCGAGCTGGTGCGCGGCGAGCAGGTGCATGCCGTGGTTGACGCGGCGCGCCGGCACGCCATCACCCGCGCTCACAGCGCCACCCACCTGCTGCATCACGCCCTGCGGACGGTGCTCGGGCCCCACGCGCTGCAATCCGGATCGCTGGTGGAGCCGGACCGGCTGCGCTTCGATCTCGCGCATTTCGGCCCCCTGACGCCGGAGGAAATGAGCGGCATCGAGGACCTGGTCAACCGCCAGGTGCTGGAGACGCATCCGGTGGCGGCCTGCGTGGTACCGATAGCCGAGGCGCGGGAGTCGGGGGCGATGGCGCTGTTCGGGGAGAAGTATGGCGACGAGGTGCGCGTGGTCAGCATCGGCGATTTCAGCCGCGAGCTGTGCGGGGGCACGCACGTCACCAACACCGGCGCCATCGGCCTGTTCAAGCTCACTGCCCAGTCCAGCATCGGCGCGGGACTGCGCCGGGTGGAGGCGGTGACCGGGCTGGCGGCGCTGGACTATTTGCGCGGTCAGGAGGCGCTGCTGGCGCGGGGAGCCGAGCTTCTGCGCTGCGCGCGCGAGGACCTGCCCGCCCGCATCGAGGGTTTGCAGCGCGACCTGCGCGAGGCGCAGCGGCGCCTGGAGTCCTTGCAGGCGCGCGGGGCCGCCGCCGTCGCCGAGGAGTTGGTGGGGCGGGCCGAAACCGTGGCGAATGCACAGGTGGTGGCGGAGCGGGTCGCCAACCTGTCGCCGGAGGCGCTGCGCAGCCTGGCCGACGCGGTGCTGGAGCGACTGGGGCGCGGGGTGGTGGTCCTCGGCGCCGAGGCGAACGGCAAGGTGCTGTTCGTGGGCGAGGTGTCCAAGGAGCTCACCCAGGCCGGGGTGCACGCCGGCAAGCTCGTGGGCGAGGTGGCGAAGACGGCGGGCGGCGGCGGCGGCGGGCGCCCCGACTTCGCCCAGGCCGGAGGTCGCGACCCGGGGAAGCTCGACGAGGCCCTGGGGAAGGTCCTAGCCCTGGTACGCCAACAGCTTGCAGGTGGGAAGTAGGGGTAAGGCATGTCTTGCCCCCATTTGACTTCAGCGGGGACTGCACCCTCCGTTAACGCGCGATTGGCCGCGTCCCTGCACAGCCGAGGGCGGCTGTGCCCCATTTCGCTTCGCACAGCTGGCGCACCCCGATCTGCCCGACTCGCTTTCGCCCTGCTTATCACCCTGGCCCTCATGGCTTGCCCCTCCGGGGCAATGCGGGGGCGTGGCAGGGCGGTGGTGGTCGTCCTGCACGGCGTGAGCTGGGAGGAGCTGGCCGCAGCCGACGTGGCACCCCTGCAGGTGCTGCTGCGCCGGGCCGCAGTCGGGGTCATGAACAGCCGCCCCCTGGAGGCGCCGGATTCCTTCGCCGCCTACGTCAGCATCGGCGCCGGACGCGCGGCGGTCGTGAGGGGACAGTTCCCCGTCGCCCACGGCACCGCCCACGCTCCGGGCGGGAAGGAACTGTCCCCTTCAGCCTTGCAGCGTGGGATGGCCGACCTGCATGAGGCGAACCGGCGCGCCCACAGCCAGGCCGAGCCCGGCCTGCTAGGCGGGGTGTTGCGCGACCACCGTCTGCGCACGGGACTGCTTCTGGTTTCCGATGGGCGATACTTCCCCGGGCCGGCGGCGGCCATTGCCGCTGATCGAGGCGGCGAGGTGGACTGGATCGGCAGCGCCTCGCCTGGCGGTGGTGACCGCGGCCTCCTAGCCCAAGCCTGGCACGACGCGGATTTGCTGGTCATTGACCTGGCCGCCCTGCACCCGGGCGCGCCCGACGAAGTCATCCGGGGGCGACAGCGCCACGCCTCGCCGGCCACCCCCGACCCCGAGGCGCTGCGGATTCTGTCTGACCTGGAGCCGACCTTCACAGGCATCGCCCACCTGGTGG is a window from the Armatimonadota bacterium genome containing:
- the alaS gene encoding alanine--tRNA ligase is translated as MTSDELRKKFLDFFAARDHRVIAPAPLIPGDRTTLFTIAGMQQFVPAFRGEARIPAQRAVTCQRCLRIDDLEQVGRSSRHETLFEMLGNFSFGDYFKREAIVWAWELITRDFGIPADRLWITVYPTDDEARGHWRKDIGLPDERIVPVEDNWWPTGGGLGPCGPDSEIIYDMGEQHGCGQPGCGPACDCDRWNEFWNLVFQQYNRDADGNLTDLPTQNIDTGLGLERLALIMQGKRTIFDTDLFAPIIAYIFEMANSGGDLSRAGTPTGEGVPSSAAEAARIIADHARAVTFMVADGVTPSNEGRGYVLRRLIRRSARLGRRLSLPMPFLSRIVPVVARHMGAAYPELADKQDVIVKFVDSEEQRFDETLEQGSQLLERAIARVKAAGDRSIPGEAAFELYDTYGFPYELTEEVAAEQGLTVDDEGFRAAMERQRERARAAAGGAFAYRGAGGYAELAGKTTFRGYEELETTALVLHILKEGKEAENARAGEHLEVILDHSPFYAESGGQVGDAGSLGAEGVRARVEDAHHPAEGVLALRVVVEEGELVRGEQVHAVVDAARRHAITRAHSATHLLHHALRTVLGPHALQSGSLVEPDRLRFDLAHFGPLTPEEMSGIEDLVNRQVLETHPVAACVVPIAEARESGAMALFGEKYGDEVRVVSIGDFSRELCGGTHVTNTGAIGLFKLTAQSSIGAGLRRVEAVTGLAALDYLRGQEALLARGAELLRCAREDLPARIEGLQRDLREAQRRLESLQARGAAAVAEELVGRAETVANAQVVAERVANLSPEALRSLADAVLERLGRGVVVLGAEANGKVLFVGEVSKELTQAGVHAGKLVGEVAKTAGGGGGGRPDFAQAGGRDPGKLDEALGKVLALVRQQLAGGK